From the genome of Rhododendron vialii isolate Sample 1 chromosome 10a, ASM3025357v1:
GAAAAGTACAATTATTGATCTCTGTTCTTGTCATTATGGGTCATACAATTTTTAAAAGCTATAAAAATGTCTTTTAATCATAATGTATCCTAACCGTActctttatcttctttttttttagattttctcGTACCTATCAGAATCCACACTTCATAGCTATAGTATTGTTGGTCTGTGAATGAACAGTACATATATTGTATTGTACTGTCAAGAcccatgtattttttttttggaaatttgtgACATTGTGTAAAATGTCTTATTGGCTATTAGATATAAGTCTGCCTTGTTCTTTGAGTTTCACTACCATGCCACTTTGACTTTTATGCAAGCAGAAACTCAGTGCCATTAGTAAACTTGATTACTTGAACATAtatgttagagcttgtcccacattggttaattataacctccaaaactagtacacAAGCCTAGGTGGCCTCCCCACTCATTCCCAAGTGGTTGTGAGtttgatgctttaacatggtatagTTAGGAGTTAGGCTTTCAGAAACTTTTGGGCAATACTCTCGTGATTGATTGCCCCGTTTGTGTCATAAGTGCCCCTTGTTTTGTTATGATCCCAATATTATTTCGCCACGTGCAAGTCAGAGGTGGTACGTGCGGGGAGTGTCAAGAGCTTTTCCAACATTGGTTAATATAACCTTagaaactagtatatgagcttgggcggcctcttcactcattgccaattgctTTTCAGTTTGATGCTTTAACAACGTATAATAATAAACAAAGTGTGACCTTTAATTTCGAACCATGCTTCTGTTTAGATGCTTTTTTATCTCTGTTTTTGACTGTTGGTTCATGCAGGGAACTGCCGATGATGTTGTGGATTGCTCCCATGGTAAGGAGCTGTGGGAGCGATGTAAAGAAAAGTATGAACCATTGTGGGTTAAAGGAGGGAATCATTGTGACTTGGAGATCTACCCAGAGTACATAAAGCATCTTAGGAAGTTTATTTCAGCCATCGAGAAATCGGCGCATTTGAGAACTGATTCCGGATTGAGTATAGATTCTGAGAATTCCAGATGCAGCACGGATTGTCGAGACAAACCAAGATCAAGTACAGATCAGAGGGAGAGGTCTAGACCAAGTATGGAAAGAGAGATGCCAAGACATAGCATAGACAGAAGGGAGAGATCAAGATCCAGCATAGACAGGAGAGAAAGATTGAGAAAGAGTGTTGATCATTCTGAGAAAGCAAATAACAGCACAGATCAACCGGAGAAAGCGAGGAACAGCATTGATCGGTGGGACAAAAACTATACTGGCTTCAATATTGAATAACTTGTTTTTTCTCACTACACATTTTGCTCAATTTTGTGATTTACCTACGATATAATACTAGTTTTGCTGACTTTTGGAATGAAATGGTGGCAGCTTTGGAGATATGATGAGGTCGGTGGGATTGTGCAATATCGATTGTTTCAAGCCTACTGGAGCTGGGGTCTGAGGATGGGAAGAAAGGTCAGTCTAAAAGTCAGGTTGTTTCTGGATTTGTCCCTTTTCTAATTAGTCTATTGGTTTCATTGGGTTTTGGGAAAATGTCTTTTCGTGTTCCTGATAGACAATAGTACATTAATTTATCCAGGCAGATTATGTATCTTGTAAACTTTTCTGTCGAAACTAATAAATCTGACCCTTACTTCTCTCCCTCATTGTTTGATTGGTTGTCACATTTTGAAAACTGTTTTGCTTTTGTTGcgagtttggtttttgttgacCATTTTGTAGCTTGTGAACTTTCTGTCAGGCCATTGTTGGTGTTAGGGTAAAATTTTCTGTTCCCCATATCTTCAGGGGCGGATATGGAGTAGGGTTTATGAAATACCTAGGATGCGGGATGTTTAATCCCTGCACATTCTCTATTTGTACATTTCAAACCTATCGAACATTACTTGTGCTCTTTTGGTTGCTTTTTGAAGATTGTTGAGCATTAAGACATGTTCCCTTCTGTTTAGATGTTTTGACCGATGACTTGTTGGAATCTATATCATTTGTATCCTAACCAGTATGCCAAGAAAATGAATCAATCCAGCAGTTGGGAGTTGTGAACATCATCCTGGATTATGTACTTACAGGTCTTCTGGTCATTCATGTTGGTGGTGCCCCGGAAAAGGAAAAGCAGATTCAGGGCGGTGTTAGTTGATGGCAGTCGATGAATTGAGAATACGGAATATGAATTATGTGTTTCCAACGTGTGTAGCATTCTGTGATTTGAGGATCTTTGATTTTCCGATATGTGACGCAGACGACCATATGCAGATCCTGGCACAATTGTGTTTTGATTGTTCAACGCACATGGGTCTAACACATGGACCCACACCTGAGCACGCTTTTTTTATAACACATCTGTGTTTGGATCTGTCGGGATATCTGTAGCACGTTTTCTCGATGAAGTACCCATAATCAACAGTGCCACAAACAAAATTGCCTTTACAGGGAATGAATATGCTTGAGGAAGAAAACATGTAACATATTCTGTGTCTGTGTCTATATCACATTGCCTTTGACAATTGATTGTAACTTTGTAAGGGGAGGCAATCTTTTCCGACCCCAAAACATAACTTTAGTCCATAACACTTCATTTCgacaacaaaaggaaaaaaagtagTGTTAGAACACGAATACTCGATAGATATTTCACGTTCGATTGGTCGTTTGAAATATCATGTGGCGAAGTAAATTATCCAACTAAAGGACCAGAAAATTATTTCACTCTCTTCTTCTGTAGTAGTAAAAGAAGTTGAACTCAAAAGGTGGTTTTTTTGAATTGCAAGTTGAACTCTTTCAAAACACTACAGTTGGGAGGGGGTGTGGGGGGACAGCGGGGACAGCTCTCCCCTCCCCCCGGGGGGATTGGGAGAACATAAGCGGAAGGTAAATTCCACTTCTTTTTCCCGCGAATGTTGGTTGTGTTTCTCACCGGAATGTCGACAAAAGTTCGCCGGATTTTTGTCAGAGAATTGCCGGAGGACGACTAGATCAATATCATTCATAACAATAGAGCAATACCACTCATTACAGTATTTAGAACGAAATTATTCTGAGAATATAAATTCATAAAGGATAATGAGGGAGTACATTCTTTCTGGAACCGGCTTACGGAGAGGCCTCTGCTACTGTTTTATCGTAGTCATTCATTTTTGCGTTCAACGTTTCATATTTTAATAAAACTCTTTTAGGGTTTCTTGGAAGAAATTTGTTAATATCTGAACcgttaaaaacacttttgaatggttAGGATTACACGGACGACACTTTGCAGTCCAAAAACAGACGGCAAAGAAGCTAGATTCTTCTCTTTCAAGGTGAGAGAGAAAGCTCTCGAATCCCCCGTTTCTTTTTATATGTCTAATCCTGTTTCTATGTGTAAAGCAATCCGATTTACATGATAATTTTTCATCTTTTACTAAACATAACCGTGAATCAATGGTGTATTTCATCTACAATCACAGGGAATTAATATGTGGGGCTTTTTACCTCTAGGTCCAGAAATAAAAAGTACTCCGTAATTCCCAACCGTGAATTAATGGTGTATTTCATCTACAATTACCAGGAATTAATATGTGTGCTAATTTCAAAACAAGACCGAATAAGTAAACAAAGTTCGGTCTTActttgtcagcccattgggctgacgataagcacactagaagacaaggaaaacacgtatttttgctttactttttataccctttaatacacattcacatactcactattgtcagcccattaggctgattttagaattttccaacaaAGTTTACCCTCGGCTCGAAACTatggagcatttttttttaagaaagagCAAAAATCGAATGGGGGATGGTGCTGAGCACTGCTGTGCGCAGCACCATGTTGTGCGCAGCACCATGCTGTGCACCTCTGAGctatcggatcgtgcatccaacggctcagatctcatctcggcaatgaacggctctcgatcgttggttgccgagatgagatttgagccgtcagatgcacgatccgatggtGGAGGTGCGCAGTGTATAACACCAACCCGAAATCCAGCAAAAATTTaaaccaagttttttttttttttgagaaagagCGAACTAAACAAATTACAACAACACcacaaagggagaaaaaaaaactagatcTAAATAGTgacataaataaaaataaacggTAGTAAtaatgccaaattttttttgttggtgtcaaaactctAATGCATAAAAGTTTTGTACTGCACATGATACAAGTCTTTTGTACACTAgaattttgacaccaacaaaaactgttttggcattatcatttctcaaaataaaaactatcaaAAAAGAAGATCCGATAAAAACCAATATGGACACCTCTGTTGCCGCCTTCATGGCTTGAAACCAAGTTGGTAACCAAATTAAAAGTGCacaataatcttttcttttttccctagTAAGTAAccctgtttggaacttatggaaaagaaaagaaaagaaaagaaaaattaaaaaaatttccctttcattgtttgtttaaatgagaaagaaagaagaaaataaaagtattaaattcaataaataataaattttgcctcctatttttctctcattttctttcctttttcttttgctttcttttctataagttccaaacagagcagaGTAAAAGGCAATTTCATTTGTGGTTAATTCAATTCACTCATTGACTTGTCTTCCAATTAAATTCCATGTACAAATGAGAATTAATTTTTGTTCGATAATTCACTTTATTTTCATGTGTACTTTTTCTTTATCTTCTCTGAAACTAGGCTTTGATCAGTACCGTCGGTTAAAGTTGGCGCTTCAAAGCCACTTCTAACAGCCAGAACAAGGTTTATCAAGGGTTTATAGTCGGCCACACTACCCACGTActctctccctatctctctctctctcatattcttTGATCTCTTGATTCTTTTGCCTAATTCTTGATGAACCCATTTACAGAACcgatttttcttgattttcttgccATT
Proteins encoded in this window:
- the LOC131304549 gene encoding uncharacterized protein LOC131304549 isoform X2; translation: MIFVSDLESLKGFGDGVRLNLSMRYDYSGYGQSTGKPTEQNTYADIEAAYRCLEETYGVKEEDVILYGQSVGSGPTLDLASRLPRLRAVVLHSPILSGLRVMYPVKRTYWFDIYKNIDKIPLVKCPVLVIHGTADDVVDCSHGKELWERCKEKYEPLWVKGGNHCDLEIYPEYIKHLRKFISAIEKSAHLRTDSGLSIDSENSRCSTDCRDKPRSSTDQRERSRPSMEREMPRHSIDRRERSRSSIDRRERLRKSVDHSEKANNSTDQPEKARNSIDRFGDMMRSVGLCNIDCFKPTGAGV